CTAAAGAaatggaagaggagtaccttcAACCAATGCATACTCGACACCATTGTTGCCGCCATCCGCCAATATAGACTTAGTCGGACGATAATTTGTACGGCCGGGGTAAATCTGTAGGACCAAATCACCACATGCTCCTTGGTGGCAATTGTCACCACGACTCTCGAGACTTTTGTTCCATGCAACATGCTTTCATGGTCGAGACATCTCCGTCACGATCCTGAtacaaaaacagaaataaaagttgCACTCCAACTTGATCAGTGGTTTTGTCGCCTCTAGGTGCCAGAAGTGCCGCAAAAGGCGAGAGAATAGCATACACACGGGTGATGAAAATGAGATTGCTTTATGGTGGCTAGGGTTCCTGCCTCTGCCTCTGCGTCATGTGTGCATAGAACCTATACTTATGAGAATCGCTTTATTACATCACGAAAGCTTAAAGCCTAGCCAATTAGAAGCATGCTACGTACCCCACTAAGCATGAATTCAAACAAACAGTAGACACATATTACATACTGCCACTGAAACTGGGATACGAGTTCTAAAAAGATAGTACTATTTTGTGATGTTTTTTTAGATCGAAGGACTATTTTGTGACCGTTCATCTAATTTATATTTACGGTAAAAATATTTTAATTACTTGTGTGAGTTAACCACAAAAATAAGGACCATGATAAGTGCCACATGCGTTGCATGAACACATGGCAACTCCGAACGTTTTTTATGTCAAGTTTATTGACGCGAGTATGGCAAATTTAGTTGTGAAGCATGTCAATTTTCTTTTTTTGGTGACAAGTTTCAGTTTTTTGGTTTATTTTTTCGAATGGTAATTTTAGTTGTAAAACGTCAGAGCCGGATTGCTTCGTGTCACACGTGTGGCAGTAATCATTTGGAAAAAATAAACCTTCTATGAGTTTCTGGTGGGTGCATCCATGCCTCCTGGCTACCGTACCAAGAGTTGTTGTTTGTTCCTTGATACCGTGCCTCCATGGTGTTCGATTTGCCTACATGCTTTGTACTAAGGTCCTTATAATCATATACCCATTTTTGACAATAATATATCGAAACCTCCACAGAAAACAAAGTGATCATCACGCACGCAATCTGAAATCTTTTCTGCCGATCGAACGCCACACACACCAATCATTACCCGATCGTGTGCAATGATTTTGTACCAACGTAATCTCCATTGTTCcaattcccgcaaaaaaaaaaaaaaatctccaTTGTTCCAAGACCGACAATCTGAGAGACAAACTGGCTCCCACGTAGGCCATTGCCGGCCGGCCGGCCACCTACATGGCCGCACGTCTACACTATTTTAATACTCTCCCTGACCCCTCACCTGGTCACCTTGCCGCGTCTATATATGAAACCCACGCCTCCCGCCATTTCCACACAGCCAGTCTTCCCTTCCAGCAATGGCGGCCTACCTCCCCCTCGCCGTCCTCGTGGCCCTCCTCGCCGCCACCGGCGCCAGCGCCCACGGCTACAGCCAGACCCCCTCGCCGACGCCTGCACCGGCTGCCAAGTGCGACAAGGTGATGCTCAAGGTGGAGGGCATGGTGTACTGCCAGAGCTGCACGCACCGGAACTCATGGTGCCTCGACGGCGCGACGCCGCTGCCGGGGGCGAAGGTGACGGTCACCTGCCGCGACGCCAAGAACCGCGTCATGGCCTCGCGGACGCCCGTGGCCGACGGCAAGGGCTACTTCCTCGCCGAGTTCGACGTCGCCGAGAAGGCCGACTACTATAAGGGGGACCCCGCCAAGGCCTGCTTCGTGCGCCTGCTCGCGTCGCCGGACCGCAAGTGCGACGACCTCACCAACGTCAACTACGGCATCGAGGGCGCGCCGCTCCGCCACGAGGGCAAGCGGTGGTCCGGCCAGGGGTACGAGAACGTCGTGTGCGCCGCCGGCCCGCTCTCCTTCAAGCCGGACACCTGCGCGCCCAGGGGCCACTACTGATGAtcgtttttttgattttttttagtaTTATCTAATCTAAGCATCATAGCCCAATTTCATCATTTCAAATATGGAGTTGATAACCACGCATACTATGTGGTCGCTGATGATTAACTTCGTTATTTTGAAGTGCATGTGTGtacgcgcgtgcgtgcgtgcgacAAAGCTTATATGCGCCAGGCACGGCTGCTTTGGGTCTCGGACCTTGTATATTCTGTCTTTTTTATTTTCTCCTACAAAACTTCTATTGTATCCATcatcaatcatgacagtacaaagAATATCACAAATAATAAAATTTATATCCAGATCTGTAGACCATaacgatgactacaagcactggacCAAGCCGAAGACGTGTCGCCGTTATCACCCCTTCCTCGCACGGAGTTGGGCAAAACTTGTAATAGTAGACAGTCGGTAATAGCACCCTATGACACAGGAAATACGCTTTGGTTTCTGGTTGTATATACATCCTGTATGGGatttttaaaaaataattaaacaaaaagtcAAAATAACTTAGGAGTTTTTTAGAATAAACTTGACTTACTTTTGCACCAGTATATAAATTTTCACGAAAAAAACCTAACATTGACTTCATAGCGAAAAAGACAAAaattatttgctattataggtcactattcacatTATTTTGGCCaaaattttgtcttttttgaaaaTAAGTCAAAGGGGGATTTTCTTTTGTGAAAATTTTCTCACAAGTACAATGTAAGGTCAAGTCTATTTCaaaatattttcagaattttttgactttTTATTG
The Triticum dicoccoides isolate Atlit2015 ecotype Zavitan chromosome 3A, WEW_v2.0, whole genome shotgun sequence genome window above contains:
- the LOC119271230 gene encoding non-classical arabinogalactan protein 30-like; this encodes MAAYLPLAVLVALLAATGASAHGYSQTPSPTPAPAAKCDKVMLKVEGMVYCQSCTHRNSWCLDGATPLPGAKVTVTCRDAKNRVMASRTPVADGKGYFLAEFDVAEKADYYKGDPAKACFVRLLASPDRKCDDLTNVNYGIEGAPLRHEGKRWSGQGYENVVCAAGPLSFKPDTCAPRGHY